A genomic segment from Nicotiana tabacum cultivar K326 chromosome 7, ASM71507v2, whole genome shotgun sequence encodes:
- the LOC107782153 gene encoding putative ribosome-binding factor A, chloroplastic, translating to MQHLVIQIPRLRPLPPSTQCFFPATVSSSPSVFTAKPLSLRQFNLPELITNNKSVKLRFIRCMANPRRVKMVAKQIQRELSDMLLTDKVLQYAVLPEAALGADRYLSSLTTISDVEVSTDLQVVKVYVSVFGDERGKEVALSGLKSKAKYVRSELGRRMKLRLTPEIRFIEDESIERGSRVLAILDRIKDENENKNAPSGASDNNDQSDDDGDWEGDDPDEEGIIYVK from the exons ATGCAGCACCTCGTAATCCAAATTCCACGTTTACGTCCTCTCCCGCCGTCCACACAATGCTTCTTTCCGGCAACAGTGAGTTCGTCTCCGTCGGTTTTCACGGCGAAGCCTCTCAGTCTCCGGCAATTCAACTTGCCAGAGCTAATAACCAACAACAAGAGTGTAAAACTTCGGTTCATTAGATGTATGGCGAATCCTCGGAGAGTTAAAATGGTGGCTAAACAGATACAAAGAGAGCTCTCCGACATGTTGCTTACGGATAAGGTGTTACAGTACGCTGTTCTACCTGAAGCTGCTCTTGGTGCGGATCGATACCTTTCTTCGCTTACTACTATCAGTGATGTTGAAGTTTCAACGGATTTGCAG GTTGTAAAGGTCTATGTCTCTGTGTTTGGAGATGAAAGAGGTAAAGAAGTGGCTTTGTCTGGCTTGAAGTCAAAAGCAAAATATGTAAGGAGTGAGCTAGGGAGGCGAATGAAGTTGCGACTGACTCCCGAGATTCGTTTCATTGAAGATGAGTCCATTGAACGGGGAAGCAGA GTACTTGCTATATTGGACAGGATTAAGGATGAGAACGAGAACAAGAATGCACCATCTGGAGCTTCTGATAACAATGACCAAAGCGATGATGATGGGGATTGGGAGGGCGACGACCCTGATGAGGAAGGCATTATTTATGTGAAATAG